CCAGATCAAACAGGTAGGTGACACCCTGCTGATCATACATCTGTCCTCTTCTCTCAGCCTCCTCTGAAGTGATgaccttaaaaaataaataaattaaaaaaaataaaaaaataaaaaatatcacacaAGGGATAGAAAGCAACAGAAGGCAATAGAAGACTAATTCTTAAAATGTGTATCCTGATTTCTACATAAAGGAGCcaaaaaatgtaagtttttcTATCTCAGTGCTTCAGGTATCTTGGCATATTGCATACGAttaatctatatatattattatacaagtattttgttttcaaatacttgggtttttttttttttttttgcaactttGGCTTGTTTCGGTCAAGTTGATCTAAGATGATGTGTGTCTGCCCAATAACAATGTGAAACACAGAGCACTGACCTCTCCAAGATACTCCATGACAAAAGAGTTTTTGGGAATTCTCTCGAGTGTGCGCACACCCCAGCCTCTTCCATTAGCTGTTTTAAAGATGCACAGGTCGTACTGGATGCCCCTTTGTACCACTCTGTTCCTGCAGTCTGTGCCACATTGGCACCGTGAGTTACACTCGTAGATGGGCATTCCGGGCCTGATTTTCACCTGCATGTTGTCATTATACGCTGTGCGGTTATCAGATGCTCCAGCACAACAGCCGTTTACAGGTGCTTTAATACAATCTGTGCATTCACACCCTACTGCTACTTCGTTGAAATCTACACCTGAACCGATTTTGTAGTTGTTGATGTAGGTGAAGTCTTTGGGAGGGCCGTCCAGGTCCACATCATTCCTAACAAAGATGCGCCCCTTGTGCTGACATGCACGGTTCAGTTCTTCCTCCCATCGCCGCAGCTTGAGGTGCTGCTTGGCTCTCTGAATGATGAAGGAAACTGCAGACGCATCCAGTGGGCTCGAATCCAGAATCTTATTAGTGTGAAGAAGTGATAACTGCAAGTCCTGCCGAAACTGCTGGAGGAGTTTGGGGCATTTAAGGTTTTTGTGCGGTTCCCATGTGTTTTCTGACTCCGAGTAACCTTTCCACTTTACCAGGAAAAACTCTTGAGTCTACACAGGGACATAGTGCATATGtgatattaataaaaagcaATATTATGATATGACAATAATATGATACATTTACCATTACACCTCTGTAGTGTTCTCACCTTAATTCTTCTataattacacaggtattcaacCACATAGTCACTGAAGTCGTGTTTGGTCACAGCCAGCTGCTTGCACACTAACTTCTGTGTCCGACAAAGAACCCGCAGCTCATCCCAGGTGTATCTGCAGGACACGCTGCAGTCTTCAGAGCACAAGTGTAATTTTTTATgtcaatttgtttttgtttgttttttccttcttaaaAGCAGGTCGGTCATACAACTACCACTCACTTTTAACGACATGCATAGGATAATCACCATAAGCTGCACCAGCGTTGCTTACCTTTTAAACGCCGCGCCATACTTTACTTCCTCTAGTCTTCCTAAACATGGCTCAAATATACCGGAAGTGAGGTAAATATTACACGATAGTGATTGGCCGAGGTGTTGCCAAGAGAAAGATACTCGATTTTCATTGGTCAATTGTTCTTCCTCTGACCACAAGCGTGTTATTTTGTGGTCAGTGATTCATGATTCAGTCTGGAATAAATCAGTAGTGTTAGCCTGTTAgtcataatgtatttttttgtgtgtgaaattttacACAACACCGCAAACGCTAGTCACTCagacaaataaacagtaaatatagtcatttctatactgtatatttgctcTCTCAGTACAGCTTTAGACCTACTTCTGTATGAAGTAACAAGGTGTTTTAGTTTAGTGAGGGAACCAAACACTGAAACATTAATggacaaaacataaaaataatgaccATCTACAGGTTTCTAAACCAGCCAGCCATCCAACCAACTatagccgcgttcacactgcaagtcttaatgctcaattcggatattttgctcagatctgatttttttgtttggctgttcacgttaccttttaaaatgtggcctatatcagataccagtgtgaactgtttgctgtttcgaactgacccgcatgcgcaaacgaacaataacaatgacgtcacacgcagcacgccgttgcgctaaagttggcgaggttatggaggaagtaagcattctcgcttttctttctaaatgtttgtgtaatggcagcacagagacgcagtgttttgaaaattttcggatgtcgagggcaacttttgattatttgatccattttgtagtcgtagtcacgtttgtgtgcgtactcgccggggcataattgtgacgaatgtcgattagtgatgggaagttcggttcttttccgcgaaaccggttctttcggacagttcgatttaatgaaccagttcaaaaatccagttcaccagttcttttacgtcctgacgtaatgacgtcattcacaatgacgtaatgaCGCAAATTCCATCatcccgctgccggcagatattaatacaatcaatttaacacatttgaaaagttctttgtaatcataactttagttgaatacgtttcttacatttaaattttgcaactaaaacacaacCAGTtaaggcattgatgtgcaaacgtgggtgttttacgtgtcttaaagatgtaaagttaataaactaatcttcatcaatttacaaaaagcggcatataaaaatacagactaacctgcacaacagtcaatagtaaaattaactgacacattgagtgaacagttgtatgatttatttatttttttttataaaaatgtttaatagcctatgactagttactatgcatatcccaatatgtataatttgctctgaaggttcacgcatgcgcagtatcaacagctaatcggttctcagtatgttggacgcgtccgaaagaaacagttctcagttcaatgtactgatgattcgctgtatcagttcagtgattcaagcatgcgcaatatcaacagctcattggttctcggacgcgtccgaaagaaccagttctcagttcagtgtactgatgattcgctgtatcagttcatcggttctcggacgcgtccgaaagaaacagttctcagttcagtgtactgatgattcgc
The genomic region above belongs to Tachysurus vachellii isolate PV-2020 chromosome 11, HZAU_Pvac_v1, whole genome shotgun sequence and contains:
- the suv39h1a gene encoding histone-lysine N-methyltransferase SUV39H1-A isoform X2, producing the protein MHVVKNCSVSCRYTWDELRVLCRTQKLVCKQLAVTKHDFSDYVVEYLCNYRRIKTQEFFLVKWKGYSESENTWEPHKNLKCPKLLQQFRQDLQLSLLHTNKILDSSPLDASAVSFIIQRAKQHLKLRRWEEELNRACQHKGRIFVRNDVDLDGPPKDFTYINNYKIGSGVDFNEVAVGCECTDCIKAPVNGCCAGASDNRTAYNDNMQVKIRPGMPIYECNSRCQCGTDCRNRVVQRGIQYDLCIFKTANGRGWGVRTLERIPKNSFVMEYLGEVITSEEAERRGQMYDQQGVTYLFDLDYVADVFTVDAAHYGNISHFVNHSCDPNLQVYNVFIDNLDERLPRIAFFATRAIRTGEELTFDYKMTIDEVDAESNKMDTNFSLAGMNDAPKNRIRMECKCGVERCRKYLF
- the suv39h1a gene encoding histone-lysine N-methyltransferase SUV39H1-A isoform X1, yielding MARRLKDCSVSCRYTWDELRVLCRTQKLVCKQLAVTKHDFSDYVVEYLCNYRRIKTQEFFLVKWKGYSESENTWEPHKNLKCPKLLQQFRQDLQLSLLHTNKILDSSPLDASAVSFIIQRAKQHLKLRRWEEELNRACQHKGRIFVRNDVDLDGPPKDFTYINNYKIGSGVDFNEVAVGCECTDCIKAPVNGCCAGASDNRTAYNDNMQVKIRPGMPIYECNSRCQCGTDCRNRVVQRGIQYDLCIFKTANGRGWGVRTLERIPKNSFVMEYLGEVITSEEAERRGQMYDQQGVTYLFDLDYVADVFTVDAAHYGNISHFVNHSCDPNLQVYNVFIDNLDERLPRIAFFATRAIRTGEELTFDYKMTIDEVDAESNKMDTNFSLAGMNDAPKNRIRMECKCGVERCRKYLF